From the Alphaproteobacteria bacterium genome, the window ACCGTGTACGGAAAGAAGGGTCCAGAGTTTCGTACCAGAGCCGTCCATTAATGCGTTCGTGCCGCAAGCACGTTGCATCGCCGTCGCGACCGGCGTCTTTGTGACGATTGACGATATCCGCACAGTGAGATTTCAGGATAAATCAGCTCGGCTTCATGGACTCGCTCGGTCGCGAGAGTTTAGGTTGGTGTTCCTCGGGAGGCCGAGCAAGGCGCTGTACGTCGAGAGGAGGAGGCTCCCTGAGCGATATGCCGGCTGCGAGGCTTCTCACCAAAGCGACCGACGCCCCGTCGTCGACAGCGTCAATATCGAAACCGCCGGTCCACGCGGACCTGCGTTGTTGCAGGATGTGTGGCTGATCGAGAAGTTGGCGCTCAGGGACCGGCACTTCCAGCATACCGATTTTTACAAGGTGATCCTCGGCTCCGCTTGGGCAACCTGACGGCAACCGTCCATTCGGCGGCGCGGCGCGAGGCCCCGACGGTCCTGCGTCGATCAACGCGAGGACCTTCCTTCGACCGGAGCGGCGTGAGATCCGTTCCTGGCCTGTATCGGGCAAGGAATACGGTGCATTTTGTCGTTGCTCCTCAAAACGATCCAAATGCCGAGCCAAGCAAGATAACAGCCGCAAGCGCGAGAACGGAACTGACGATGCCCACCATTACGACGCCGAAGTAGCTCTCGCGATGCGTCGACCCGCAAATGGAGAGCACGGTGACCACCGCACCGTTGTGCGGCAATATGTCGAGCGTTCCCGAGCCGATCACAGCGACGCGGTGCATTAACGCAGGACTAATTCCTGTGTGTGAGGCGATGGTCATGAAGGTTTGTCCAAGCGAGTCGAGTGCGATTGTCAGGCCGCCGGAGGCCGAGCCGGTGAGGGCGGCGAGCACATTCGTTGCCAGGGCAAGTGAGACCAGTGGCCCGCCTTCGATCCCCAAGACCCAGTCACGTACCATCCCAAATGCCGGTAAGGCCGCAACGACAGCCCCAAATCCAACGAGGCTCGCGACACTGACAGCCGGCAAGACGGATGCATTGGCGCCTGCGTCCATGCTCTGGCGCAGTGCCGGCAGGCGGTTACGGTTAAGGAGGATTAGCGTGACAATCGCCGTGGCGAGTGCGACCACAACAGACCAGACCCCCGCCACAGCAGATATCGAAGTGCCGCCCCAACGTTCTTCGGCCAAGAATGAAAAGTTCAGTCGTGGCAGAACAATTAGCGACATCGAGAGGTTGACCACCACCACGACGATGAGTGGCAGCCCCGCGATATAGATCGGTGGCGGGGTTTCGCTGTGACGACCACGACGTATCTCGGCCGGGTCGAACTCACGCGCGGTGGTGGCGCGCTCGCGCACATTCTCATCGTCCGCCGCTTGATCGACGCCCATGGGACTGTCCGTTCCATAACCCTCGCCCGATTGGCGAGCCGCCGCCTCGGCTCGCCTGAGCCACCACAAACCGAAACCTAGCATGATAATGGAAGCTACGATGCCCAGACCGGGTGCTGCAAAAGGCGTTGTGCCGAAGAACGGCATCGGGATTGCGTTTTGAATCGACGGCGTGCCAGGCAAGGCGGACATGGTGAAAGTCGAAGTGCCGAGCACGATCGCCGCGGGCATCAGTCGCCTGGGAATGGCCGCGGCACGGAAGAGTTTTTGAGCCATTGGGGCGAGCACAAAGAAGGCGACGAACAGGCTCACGCCGCCGTAAGTGACCAGCGCGCCGGCGAGCACGACCGCGAGCATCGCGCGGCGCTCTCCCAGGCTCCTGGTCATGTAATCCGCGACGGCTGAGACCGAGCCGCTGTCGTCCATGAGCTTGCCGAAGATGGCTCCCAGGAGGAAGAGGGGAAAGAACTGGGCCAAGAACCTCGCGGCACTTCCCATGAAGATCTGCGTCCAGTTAGCGAGTAAAGGCTCCCCTCCGAATGCCGCGGCGACAAGTGCTGCGACGGGAGCGAGCAGCAGCACACTCCAGCCCCGGTATGCGAGCCAAATCAGTAAACCAAGTCCAACAAGGATGCCCACGAGGCCCATATTTCAACACTCCGCCAACAAAACGTCCAAATCGGCTGTCGATCGCTTGCCAAGGTCGTGGGCGTGTGCCTTCAGGAACTCGCCCGCAGCACGGCGCCCCTCCTCTCGCAGCATTACGACGAAGTCCCACTCCGCGTTGAGCTTCGATGAGGCGCCGAACTTCGCTAGCATATCGGTCTTTATTCTATGCGTCCGCATCTGCGCCCATCGCGCACCCTCCCCTTTTCCTGCATCGACCACCTGGCGCAGGAGCGCGATCATGCGGAGTTCCTTCGAGAGGGGCGAATTGAAAGAAATCTCATTGAGCCGATTCAGGATGTCCGTGGCTGAGCGCGGAATCTCCGGTCGTTCGGGCGGATTGATCTGCACCAGAATGGTATCGTGGGCATCGCTTTCGCGGATGAGCGGCGTGATGGTGGGATTGCCGGCGAAGCCGCCGTCCCAATATGCTTCTCCGTCGATTTCAACCGCGCGAAACATGGTCG encodes:
- a CDS encoding GntP family permease; its protein translation is MGLVGILVGLGLLIWLAYRGWSVLLLAPVAALVAAAFGGEPLLANWTQIFMGSAARFLAQFFPLFLLGAIFGKLMDDSGSVSAVADYMTRSLGERRAMLAVVLAGALVTYGGVSLFVAFFVLAPMAQKLFRAAAIPRRLMPAAIVLGTSTFTMSALPGTPSIQNAIPMPFFGTTPFAAPGLGIVASIIMLGFGLWWLRRAEAAARQSGEGYGTDSPMGVDQAADDENVRERATTAREFDPAEIRRGRHSETPPPIYIAGLPLIVVVVVNLSMSLIVLPRLNFSFLAEERWGGTSISAVAGVWSVVVALATAIVTLILLNRNRLPALRQSMDAGANASVLPAVSVASLVGFGAVVAALPAFGMVRDWVLGIEGGPLVSLALATNVLAALTGSASGGLTIALDSLGQTFMTIASHTGISPALMHRVAVIGSGTLDILPHNGAVVTVLSICGSTHRESYFGVVMVGIVSSVLALAAVILLGSAFGSF